The nucleotide window TTCGTTACCATCGGGGGCGAGGAAGAACTTCTTGTCGCTGACGTAACTGCGCCAGCCACCGAGCTTGGCGGTTTCGTAATGGCCCAGGGAAATCCAGAAGGGGTCGTTGGCCAAGTGCTGCAAACGTTGATTGTCGATGTGTGGCGCGCCGGACAGCGGGGCGCAGACACAGAGCGCCAGCCAGGCAAGGCGTTTGAGCATAGGAGGCTACTTGAACTCGAAGAAAACAAAGACCAAGGGGTCAGGTCCAAAAAACAAAACCCGCTCCCAGAAAGGAGCGGGGTGGGTCGAGCTTATGCTTGAGTGGCGTACTTGGCCAGACGAGGATCGTTCTTCAATACGGCCAGGGTGTTGGTATGCACGTCTTCAGCGGTCACATCAGCTTTGCTGAAAATCTGCTGGAAGTGCTGATGAGCCACCGCGGCGAAATGCGCACGGTCTTCCGGCGCCACGCCCAGGACCACGGCGTAAGTGGTCAGCGCTTCGCCCTGACCTTTGGCCATGTCTTCGGACAGCTCGTTCATCATGCCATTCATGGCGATCCAGGATTTGCCGCCATAGGTCAGCGCCGCATTGGTCGAGCAACCGTTGGTACCGGAGGTCATACCGAAGGTTGCGTTACCGGAAGTGCCGTTGGTGGTGGATGCCAG belongs to Pseudomonas sp. B21-015 and includes:
- a CDS encoding DUF3015 domain-containing protein; translation: MKRILLGTLFTAVSINAMAQAPGGPDCGWGNMLFEGQRGTPAHFLASTTNGTSGNATFGMTSGTNGCSTNAALTYGGKSWIAMNGMMNELSEDMAKGQGEALTTYAVVLGVAPEDRAHFAAVAHQHFQQIFSKADVTAEDVHTNTLAVLKNDPRLAKYATQA